A single region of the Ornithorhynchus anatinus isolate Pmale09 chromosome 6, mOrnAna1.pri.v4, whole genome shotgun sequence genome encodes:
- the CCDC160 gene encoding coiled-coil domain-containing protein 160 isoform X3: MAQEKHWVEKLFSPHFNTQDFLSQTHQPESWSEKLALDRVKRVEEIYNSAIKKFQEEKKLKRKEFTAQLIEQEWVPKLTEGEINISKKEVDGNCAYRRATNLGLGTEESIEETEGYCIWNAKELAALRQEMHKNRAEGISQKIQLSSLNAELEELKAKCRKLEVDFENAEKELLNSKKEICFKTLYLHQVQKDNLRKDRELQSLKRDLSEEAGNVKNLTKDLLQAREVIQKLELENKDLKEAVKKLKQQSELGDVAGREKIKLDYDLKMMKIERKLESIKSELETEKSLHAKNNKALELFRKHFSSLPVMSPLDNFKVDFL; this comes from the coding sequence ATGGCACAAGAGAAGCATTGGGTGGAAAAGttattttctcctcattttaaCACACAGGATTTTTTAAGTCAAACTCATCAGCCCGAATCTTGGTCTGAAAAACTGGCTTTGGACAGAgtaaagagagtggaagaaatctacaattcagcaattaaaaAGTTTCAAGAAGAAAAGAAACTTAAAAGGAAAGAATTCACTGCCCAACTAATTGAACAAGAATGGGTACCAAAGTTAACAGAGGGAGAGATAAACATTTCAAAGAAGGAAGTGGATGGGAATTGTGCCTACCGGAGAGCCACTAATTTAGGTCTTGGAACTGAAGAAAgcattgaggaaacagaggggtaTTGTATCTGGAATGCAAAGGAATTAGCAGCTCTGCGACAAGAAATGCACAAAAACCGTGCAGAAGGAATTTCTCAAAAAATTCAGCTGTCCTCCTTGAATGCAGAACTGGAAGAACTTAAAGCCAAATGCAGAAAGTTAGAAGTGGACTTTGAAAATGCTGAAAAAGAACTCTTGAATTCCAAAAAAGAAATCTGCTTTAAAACTCTTTATTTACACCAGGTTCAAAAAGACAATTTAAGAAAAGATAGAGAGCTTCAGTCTTTAAAAAGAGATTTATCTGAAGAGGCAGGGAATGTAAAAAACTTAACTAAAGATCTCCTGCAAGCAAGAGAAGTTATTCAGAAATTAGAACTAGAAAACAAAGATTTAAAAGAAGCTGTTAAAAAATTAAAGCAACAATCTGAGCTAGGTGATGTTGCAGGCAGAGAAAAGATTAAGTTGGACTATGATTTAAAGATGATGAAAATAGAGAGAAAACTAGAATCTATCAAAAGTGAACTGGAAACTGAGAAATCTTTGCATGCTAAGAATAACAAGGCTCTAGAGCTATTTAGAAAACACTTTTCTTCTCTACCCGTGATGAGTCCCCTTGATAATTTTAAAGTAGATTTTctataa
- the CCDC160 gene encoding coiled-coil domain-containing protein 160 isoform X2: protein MKVCFCKHLTETGLEQAEGSIGMAQEKHWVEKLFSPHFNTQDFLSQTHQPESWSEKLALDRVKRVEEIYNSAIKKFQEEKKLKRKEFTAQLIEQEWVPKLTEGEINISKKEVDGNCAYRRATNLGLGTEESIEETEGYCIWNAKELAALRQEMHKNRAEGISQKIQLSSLNAELEELKAKCRKLEVDFENAEKELLNSKKEICFKTLYLHQVQKDNLRKDRELQSLKRDLSEEAGNVKNLTKDLLQAREVIQKLELENKDLKEAVKKLKQQSELGDVAGREKIKLDYDLKMMKIERKLESIKSELETEKSLHAKNNKALELFRKHFSSLPVMSPLDNFKVDFL from the exons ATGAAAGTCTGCTTCTGCAAACACCTGACCGAAACTGGTTTG GAACAAGCAGAAGGTTCTATAGGAATGGCACAAGAGAAGCATTGGGTGGAAAAGttattttctcctcattttaaCACACAGGATTTTTTAAGTCAAACTCATCAGCCCGAATCTTGGTCTGAAAAACTGGCTTTGGACAGAgtaaagagagtggaagaaatctacaattcagcaattaaaaAGTTTCAAGAAGAAAAGAAACTTAAAAGGAAAGAATTCACTGCCCAACTAATTGAACAAGAATGGGTACCAAAGTTAACAGAGGGAGAGATAAACATTTCAAAGAAGGAAGTGGATGGGAATTGTGCCTACCGGAGAGCCACTAATTTAGGTCTTGGAACTGAAGAAAgcattgaggaaacagaggggtaTTGTATCTGGAATGCAAAGGAATTAGCAGCTCTGCGACAAGAAATGCACAAAAACCGTGCAGAAGGAATTTCTCAAAAAATTCAGCTGTCCTCCTTGAATGCAGAACTGGAAGAACTTAAAGCCAAATGCAGAAAGTTAGAAGTGGACTTTGAAAATGCTGAAAAAGAACTCTTGAATTCCAAAAAAGAAATCTGCTTTAAAACTCTTTATTTACACCAGGTTCAAAAAGACAATTTAAGAAAAGATAGAGAGCTTCAGTCTTTAAAAAGAGATTTATCTGAAGAGGCAGGGAATGTAAAAAACTTAACTAAAGATCTCCTGCAAGCAAGAGAAGTTATTCAGAAATTAGAACTAGAAAACAAAGATTTAAAAGAAGCTGTTAAAAAATTAAAGCAACAATCTGAGCTAGGTGATGTTGCAGGCAGAGAAAAGATTAAGTTGGACTATGATTTAAAGATGATGAAAATAGAGAGAAAACTAGAATCTATCAAAAGTGAACTGGAAACTGAGAAATCTTTGCATGCTAAGAATAACAAGGCTCTAGAGCTATTTAGAAAACACTTTTCTTCTCTACCCGTGATGAGTCCCCTTGATAATTTTAAAGTAGATTTTctataa